DNA sequence from the Hoylesella buccalis ATCC 35310 genome:
ACGTGCCTCAACAAAGAAAAAAAACTTCCCCTGTATTCAGCTGTCTCTAATTTTGGTGCAAAATTAATATATTTTTTTGGCATGGAGCAAAAACAAACCACAAAACCAGTCGTCACACCTCCCACTAACAACTTATGTTGGATGCGTTAGAGAAAGCCGCCATCAGCAATCCCCATCCATTTTGCTCCTTCGAAACCTATCGCTTGGATTCGACCCACTGCAATGCTTTTTCTACCTTTGACCCTCGGAGAGATGAGCGAAGGTAGGAAACGACCGTGCGCTGTACTCTCATTCACTAAAAATAATTTTTATCATGAAAACACACATGCTTAGCGAGCATTTCTCGCTACGAGAGTTCACAGCTTCGGCAACGGCCGAAAAGTATCACATCAACAACATGCCCGATGCCCAGGCCTTGGAGAACATGCGCGTGCTGTGCCGCGAGGTCCTCGAGCCCTTGCGCCATCGCTTCGGCCCCATCTACATCAACAGCGGCTATCGGTGCGAACTGCTCAACAACCTACTGCACGGTGTGGGCAACTCGCAACATCTTTTCGGTGAGGCGGCCGACATCCGCCTGCCTAATGAGCAGACTGGTCAGGCGTACTTCGACTTCATCCTACTGCACTGCCCCTTCGACCAACTGCTCTTTGAGTACAGTCGTTTCGGGCGCATCTGGCTCCACGT
Encoded proteins:
- a CDS encoding D-Ala-D-Ala carboxypeptidase family metallohydrolase, whose amino-acid sequence is MKTHMLSEHFSLREFTASATAEKYHINNMPDAQALENMRVLCREVLEPLRHRFGPIYINSGYRCELLNNLLHGVGNSQHLFGEAADIRLPNEQTGQAYFDFILLHCPFDQLLFEYSRFGRIWLHVSCKRHPGENRRMARRRYQV